One Synergistales bacterium DNA segment encodes these proteins:
- a CDS encoding biotin--[acetyl-CoA-carboxylase] ligase, with the protein MARRLADRGAPHGTIVVAGEQTEGRGRRGNRWCSPRRGGLYLTVVLRQGDSGALMPLLNLAAGLAVRESLQEESGISLALKWPNDVLYNGRKLCGILSEARTAGSTVQYLLLGIGVNTGPLAVFEGIPKQGALPAASLDELNTASLCRERIVVHLLCSLLQYLERQQQEGGREQLLETFARHCCSVGQRLRVRSASETFEAWGAGIGPDGSLLVDRNGETLVLRSEEVFQIREAPAIQSGT; encoded by the coding sequence ATGGCAAGGAGGCTTGCCGACAGAGGGGCGCCGCACGGTACGATTGTCGTAGCTGGAGAGCAGACGGAGGGGCGTGGCCGGCGCGGGAACCGCTGGTGTTCCCCTCGGAGGGGTGGCCTCTATCTCACGGTGGTCCTCAGACAGGGGGATTCCGGGGCCCTGATGCCACTGCTGAACCTTGCGGCCGGTCTCGCCGTACGGGAGTCGCTGCAGGAGGAAAGCGGGATCTCCCTTGCGTTGAAGTGGCCCAACGATGTGCTCTACAACGGAAGGAAGCTCTGCGGCATCCTGAGTGAGGCCCGCACTGCAGGGTCCACCGTGCAATATCTGCTGCTTGGTATCGGTGTGAACACGGGGCCCCTCGCGGTCTTTGAAGGAATCCCAAAACAGGGGGCCCTGCCGGCGGCCTCACTGGACGAATTGAACACTGCCTCCCTTTGCAGGGAACGGATTGTCGTGCATCTGCTCTGTTCCCTGTTGCAATATCTGGAACGGCAGCAGCAGGAGGGAGGAAGAGAACAGCTGCTCGAGACCTTCGCCAGGCACTGCTGCTCCGTTGGGCAGCGATTGCGGGTCCGTTCGGCTTCGGAGACCTTTGAAGCCTGGGGTGCGGGTATCGGGCCCGACGGCTCGTTGCTTGTCGACCGTAACGGCGAAACCCTTGTCCTCCGCTCCGAGGAGGTCTTTCAGATCAGGGAGGCCCCTGCAATCCAGAGCGGAACGTGA
- the hutI gene encoding imidazolonepropionase codes for MKKLFYNARIHTPEDPGHAPSGSAQKNIRQYPKGALLVHNGVISQIGNEEELRKEIVRNETIIDQEIDCSGRCLIPGFVDPHTHMCFARRREEEFARRLGGASYLEILEKGGGILSSVRSVQEATDRELIDNTVSHALSALSYGTTTVEMKSGYGLDADQELRMLAVISQVAKTTPLTVVPTFMGAHAIPQEDKENPDRFVDRVVREMLPQVASQGIARFCDVFCEQGVFSIEQSRRVLAAAREHGLGLKIHADEVHDLGGAGLAAEMEATSAEHLLAAGEENLRQMAAKGVIGVILPATAYSLKKPYAPVRKMIEMDVPVALATDCNPGSSYTESMPFIFGLAVMNMDMDVEEALTAATLNAAYAIGEERRSGSLDAGKNADFLLLDGATPAILAYHAGVPSVQAVYKLGERVV; via the coding sequence ATGAAAAAACTGTTCTATAATGCCCGAATCCACACCCCCGAGGATCCGGGGCACGCCCCTTCAGGCAGCGCCCAGAAGAACATCAGGCAATACCCAAAGGGTGCACTGCTTGTACATAATGGAGTCATTTCACAGATCGGCAACGAAGAGGAGCTCCGAAAGGAGATCGTCCGGAACGAGACAATCATCGATCAGGAGATCGACTGTTCGGGACGCTGTCTGATCCCCGGCTTTGTCGATCCCCATACGCACATGTGTTTTGCCAGGCGCCGGGAAGAGGAGTTCGCCCGGCGGCTCGGCGGTGCCTCCTACCTCGAGATCCTCGAAAAGGGCGGCGGCATCCTTTCCTCCGTCCGGTCGGTGCAAGAGGCGACGGACCGGGAGCTCATCGACAACACCGTCAGCCATGCTCTCTCCGCGCTCTCCTATGGCACCACAACAGTGGAGATGAAAAGCGGCTACGGGCTGGATGCCGATCAGGAGCTCCGGATGCTTGCGGTCATCAGTCAGGTGGCAAAGACCACCCCTCTGACTGTGGTTCCCACATTCATGGGCGCCCACGCCATCCCGCAGGAAGACAAAGAGAATCCGGACCGGTTCGTGGACAGGGTAGTGCGGGAGATGCTCCCCCAGGTAGCATCGCAAGGGATCGCCCGTTTCTGTGATGTCTTCTGCGAACAGGGGGTCTTTTCCATAGAGCAGAGCCGACGGGTTCTTGCAGCGGCCCGGGAACACGGTCTGGGACTGAAGATCCACGCCGACGAGGTCCATGATCTCGGTGGCGCCGGGCTCGCGGCGGAGATGGAAGCGACCTCCGCCGAGCATCTCCTGGCGGCCGGCGAAGAGAACCTCCGACAGATGGCCGCCAAGGGTGTGATCGGGGTGATCCTCCCGGCTACGGCATACAGTCTCAAGAAGCCCTACGCCCCGGTGCGGAAGATGATCGAGATGGATGTCCCGGTCGCCCTGGCCACAGACTGCAACCCGGGATCCAGCTACACGGAATCCATGCCCTTTATCTTTGGGCTTGCCGTAATGAACATGGATATGGATGTGGAGGAAGCACTGACTGCAGCGACACTCAATGCCGCCTATGCAATCGGAGAGGAACGCCGAAGCGGAAGCCTCGATGCGGGGAAAAATGCCGATTTCCTGCTTCTCGACGGAGCAACCCCGGCGATTCTTGCCTATCACGCCGGTGTCCCCTCGGTGCAGGCGGTCTACAAACTGGGCGAAAGGGTCGTCTAG
- a CDS encoding ABC transporter substrate-binding protein, whose product MKVVRIAIALMFAVTVCAGAVSAAETVKVGVLAPLTGFAAADGRSVENSVKLAKERINEQGGVLGKDVELVIYDDRADTKEAVALSRKLIQQDQVVAAVGGSYSMPSRAAAQIFNAAQIPFVAAYAVHPDITKAGEFCFRNGFLGTVEGKAAAYVTDTMLEAKTVAMLHADNDFGHALAEGFRVYAKEHGIEILYDKAYPFQEKDYSPYLSRIKELEPDVIVGSGYYFQAGPMIKQARNMGIDAPFIGDEGADSPKFFEIAGDAAEGFIIVTNFNRGSERDIVKSYLSEYRSRFDMEPDMVGASAYDALLIITESINKAGTTDPVEVQQAMENLEDFAGLTGIIKGFTEIGEVVKPVQVQIAKDGRYQYYGVVEEKSLITP is encoded by the coding sequence ATGAAGGTAGTACGGATAGCAATAGCATTGATGTTCGCGGTCACGGTATGTGCGGGCGCGGTTTCCGCAGCGGAAACGGTCAAGGTTGGGGTTCTGGCTCCCCTCACCGGATTCGCCGCAGCGGACGGAAGAAGTGTCGAGAATTCGGTCAAGCTTGCCAAAGAGCGGATCAACGAACAGGGAGGCGTTCTGGGGAAGGATGTCGAGCTGGTCATCTACGATGATCGAGCGGACACCAAGGAAGCGGTAGCCCTCTCCAGGAAGCTGATCCAGCAGGATCAGGTGGTGGCCGCTGTAGGTGGGTCCTACAGTATGCCCAGCAGAGCAGCGGCCCAGATCTTCAATGCCGCGCAGATACCCTTTGTGGCCGCCTATGCGGTGCACCCCGACATCACCAAAGCCGGAGAATTCTGCTTCCGTAACGGGTTTCTCGGCACCGTGGAGGGGAAGGCCGCAGCCTACGTCACCGACACGATGCTGGAAGCGAAAACCGTGGCGATGCTGCACGCCGACAACGATTTCGGCCATGCCCTGGCTGAAGGGTTCCGGGTCTACGCCAAGGAGCACGGGATCGAGATCCTCTACGACAAGGCCTACCCCTTCCAGGAAAAGGACTACAGCCCCTATCTCTCCAGGATCAAGGAGCTCGAGCCCGATGTCATCGTGGGCTCCGGATACTATTTCCAGGCCGGACCGATGATCAAGCAGGCCCGCAACATGGGTATCGACGCCCCCTTCATCGGCGACGAAGGCGCCGATTCCCCGAAGTTCTTCGAGATCGCCGGCGACGCGGCGGAGGGATTCATTATCGTCACCAACTTCAACCGCGGTTCCGAGCGGGACATCGTGAAAAGCTACCTCAGCGAATACAGAAGCCGCTTTGACATGGAACCGGATATGGTCGGCGCCTCCGCCTACGATGCACTGCTGATCATCACCGAAAGCATCAACAAAGCCGGCACAACAGACCCGGTGGAGGTCCAGCAGGCCATGGAGAATCTGGAGGACTTCGCAGGGCTGACCGGTATCATCAAGGGATTCACGGAAATCGGCGAAGTGGTGAAACCGGTACAGGTGCAGATCGCCAAGGACGGCCGGTACCAGTACTACGGCGTGGTAGAGGAGAAGTCCCTGATCACACCGTAA
- a CDS encoding ABC transporter ATP-binding protein, translated as MLLDVNDLHVSYGDIEAVHGLSFELDEGEFVSIIGANGAGKTSTLNALMGLVSSVQGSIRFNGRELIGVPPHQRARLGIRVVPEGARTFPQMTVYENILTGVYKMRSKINLETQFQWIYSIFPRLEERANQLANTLSGGERQQVAIARALVSSPRLLLVDEISMGLMPKLVDQVFRVLEQLNRDYGLTILLVEQNALASLRASSRAYVIETGQMALSGNADELLEDQRVRTAYLGL; from the coding sequence ATGCTTCTTGACGTCAATGATCTCCACGTCTCCTACGGCGACATCGAGGCGGTGCACGGCCTCTCCTTTGAGCTTGACGAAGGGGAGTTTGTTTCCATCATCGGAGCCAACGGCGCCGGCAAGACATCTACTTTGAACGCTTTGATGGGACTGGTCTCCTCAGTACAGGGAAGCATCCGGTTCAACGGCAGGGAGCTGATAGGCGTCCCTCCTCATCAGCGGGCACGTCTCGGGATCCGTGTCGTCCCGGAGGGAGCCCGCACATTCCCTCAGATGACCGTCTACGAAAACATCCTCACCGGTGTCTACAAGATGCGCTCAAAGATCAATCTGGAGACACAGTTCCAATGGATCTACTCCATATTCCCCCGGCTGGAAGAGCGGGCGAATCAGCTCGCCAACACCCTCTCCGGAGGGGAACGGCAACAGGTAGCCATCGCGAGAGCGCTTGTCTCGTCGCCCAGGCTTTTGCTGGTTGACGAGATTTCAATGGGACTGATGCCCAAACTGGTGGATCAGGTGTTCCGTGTTCTGGAACAGCTCAACCGGGATTACGGCCTGACCATTCTTCTTGTCGAACAGAACGCCCTGGCCTCACTCCGTGCCTCAAGCAGAGCATATGTCATCGAAACCGGACAAATGGCGCTTTCGGGCAACGCCGATGAACTGCTGGAAGATCAGCGTGTCCGGACCGCCTACCTGGGTCTCTAG
- a CDS encoding ABC transporter ATP-binding protein, producing MSESIPILEIRQLSKHFGGLKAVEQVSFSVNTGEILGLIGPNGAGKTTCFNMISGLLQPTSGSILFNGSDVTATAPHAMAYRGIGRTFQVVKPFTELTVLENVTVALGLGDYPSSTGMWKSWKKANIRSRAQEILQSVGIEDLSSQKAGLLPLGNLRRLEIARALALHPKLLLLDESFSGLRHEEITALQTFIQRIRNQGVTVLLIEHNMKVAMSLSDRIVVLDHGSKLAEGAPQEVSDNPDVVEAYLGKEGLGYAS from the coding sequence ATGAGTGAGTCAATCCCAATCCTCGAAATCAGGCAGCTCTCCAAACACTTCGGCGGTCTCAAAGCGGTGGAGCAGGTGAGCTTTTCCGTAAACACCGGAGAGATCCTCGGCCTCATCGGTCCCAATGGAGCCGGGAAGACAACCTGTTTCAACATGATCTCCGGTCTTCTCCAGCCGACCTCGGGGAGCATCCTCTTCAACGGCAGCGATGTGACCGCCACGGCTCCCCATGCTATGGCGTACCGTGGTATCGGGAGAACCTTTCAGGTGGTCAAACCCTTCACGGAGCTCACTGTTCTGGAGAATGTGACCGTCGCCCTGGGACTGGGGGACTACCCCTCATCAACAGGGATGTGGAAGAGTTGGAAAAAAGCCAATATCCGCTCTCGAGCCCAGGAGATCCTCCAATCGGTAGGGATAGAGGATCTCTCCTCTCAGAAAGCGGGGCTGCTGCCTCTGGGCAACCTCCGCCGTCTGGAGATCGCCAGAGCCCTTGCCCTGCACCCAAAGCTTCTGCTTCTGGATGAGTCCTTTTCCGGACTCCGGCACGAAGAAATCACGGCGTTACAGACATTCATCCAGCGGATCCGCAACCAGGGGGTCACCGTACTCCTCATCGAGCACAACATGAAGGTCGCCATGTCGCTCTCCGACCGCATTGTTGTGTTGGACCACGGAAGCAAGCTTGCAGAGGGAGCACCGCAAGAGGTCAGCGACAATCCAGATGTGGTGGAGGCCTATCTCGGAAAGGAAGGGCTCGGCTATGCTTCTTGA